Proteins encoded together in one uncultured Desulfosarcina sp. window:
- a CDS encoding glycosyltransferase family 4 protein, giving the protein MPNNLIILSESSSFPWGMAASNRVRNLAKVLLKENWDVEYAGLRGADIPKDKKTKFSSIGKIDNIPFIYPGGFTVRSNSWWFRRIDDILGFFGIFIFFIFKKIKRKVECVIIYSRSTNVVKFWSHFLHLLNIPVILELCEWPLAIAETSGKGHKNASHFCEDVVPLVDAVLPISSYISHEVYRISLKKNVYIPSFQIPILIDNVYHTSRDSNFSSDKFLLYCGSIAYMDIAKIVVDIIYELKKRNIHIPIKFTGREDNARITELKLYAKNRGVLSLFEFTGFLDENDLFNLMRKATCLLAPLPENLQSQSRFPTKIGYYLASGTPILTNAVGDVKHYLKDKINAFIVENCDSRQFAAKIETILNDQELSKNVGLFGKDLAFEKFHYRCACLGLGEFLRQVVQNYRNS; this is encoded by the coding sequence ATGCCAAACAATCTTATCATTCTTTCGGAATCATCTTCTTTTCCTTGGGGGATGGCTGCATCCAATCGTGTTCGAAATCTTGCTAAGGTTCTTTTAAAAGAAAACTGGGATGTTGAGTATGCTGGTTTGAGAGGTGCCGATATCCCTAAAGATAAGAAAACAAAATTTTCTTCTATCGGTAAAATTGATAATATACCATTTATCTATCCAGGTGGTTTTACTGTAAGATCAAATAGTTGGTGGTTTCGAAGAATTGATGATATACTAGGGTTTTTTGGCATTTTTATTTTTTTTATTTTCAAAAAAATAAAACGTAAAGTTGAATGCGTTATCATTTATTCAAGAAGCACAAATGTTGTAAAATTTTGGTCGCATTTTCTACATTTATTAAATATTCCTGTTATCCTTGAGTTGTGCGAGTGGCCATTGGCAATTGCTGAAACCTCAGGCAAAGGCCACAAAAATGCATCACATTTTTGTGAAGATGTAGTACCTCTGGTTGACGCCGTACTTCCAATCTCCAGCTATATCTCCCACGAAGTTTATCGAATCTCTCTAAAAAAGAATGTTTATATTCCTTCTTTTCAAATTCCAATATTAATCGACAACGTCTACCATACAAGCCGTGATAGTAACTTTTCAAGTGATAAATTTTTACTATACTGTGGTTCTATTGCCTATATGGATATCGCAAAAATTGTGGTTGATATCATTTATGAATTGAAGAAACGAAATATTCACATACCTATCAAGTTTACAGGAAGAGAAGATAACGCTCGCATTACAGAATTAAAGCTATATGCAAAAAATCGTGGAGTGTTGAGCCTATTTGAATTTACAGGATTTTTAGATGAAAATGATCTTTTTAATTTAATGCGAAAAGCGACATGTCTTTTAGCGCCGCTACCTGAGAACTTACAATCACAGTCCCGGTTTCCAACTAAAATAGGCTATTATCTAGCAAGTGGTACTCCCATTTTGACTAATGCGGTTGGAGATGTCAAACATTATTTAAAAGATAAAATTAATGCTTTTATTGTTGAAAATTGTGATTCAAGGCAGTTTGCTGCAAAGATTGAAACTATTTTAAATGACCAGGAGTTATCGAAAAATGTTGGATTATTTGGTAAGGATTTAGCTTTCGAAAAATTCCACTATCGTTGTGCTTGTTTAGGACTTGGTGAATTTTTAAGGCAAGTCGTACAAAATTACCGTAATTCATAA
- a CDS encoding glycosyltransferase: MTQIKIVHIIDNLGPGGRERQLIELLSSISLYSNIINELFLLSDNIHYKYKNKLKIPSIVFKRKKKKDLMLFLKLYSALKESKPDIVHTWSSMSSVYLLPIAKFLRIKTINGMIRGAKSNFKYSDERWIRSKLTFPFSDKIIANSKAGLLAFKAPFKKSTYIYNGFDFRRVDNLPSKQFLRNKFNIETEFVVGMVANFTKYKDYHTFFSAAIKIAMKIESITFISVGGGPFLTECKNMVPDRFRNRIRFLGIRQDVEKIVKTFDIGTLCTNVLNGEEGISNSIMEYMALSKPVIATNCGGNQELVIHSKTGFLIISFDQEELIRKILFLVNNKKQAKEMGNAGRKHLENNFGIDQMVDNYRTLYQQITDKR; this comes from the coding sequence ATGACACAGATAAAAATAGTTCACATTATTGATAACTTAGGCCCTGGTGGCAGGGAAAGACAACTGATTGAATTGCTAAGTTCTATTTCTTTATATAGTAATATAATAAATGAGCTATTTTTGCTATCTGATAACATACATTATAAATATAAAAATAAATTAAAGATTCCGTCTATCGTTTTCAAAAGGAAGAAAAAAAAAGATTTAATGCTTTTCTTAAAATTATATTCAGCACTCAAAGAAAGCAAACCTGACATTGTGCATACGTGGAGTTCAATGAGTTCAGTGTACCTACTTCCTATAGCGAAATTTTTAAGAATTAAAACTATAAACGGAATGATAAGGGGTGCAAAAAGCAATTTTAAATACTCAGATGAACGATGGATACGTTCAAAGCTTACTTTCCCGTTTTCTGACAAAATCATAGCAAACTCAAAAGCAGGCTTGCTTGCTTTTAAAGCGCCTTTTAAGAAAAGTACATATATTTATAATGGTTTCGATTTTAGAAGAGTCGATAACCTGCCATCAAAGCAATTTTTGAGAAATAAATTTAATATTGAAACTGAATTTGTAGTTGGAATGGTCGCAAATTTTACGAAGTATAAGGATTACCATACATTTTTCAGCGCAGCGATTAAAATTGCAATGAAAATTGAAAGCATCACTTTTATTTCTGTTGGTGGTGGCCCGTTTTTAACTGAATGCAAAAACATGGTTCCTGATAGATTTAGAAACCGAATTAGGTTTCTTGGAATTCGACAAGATGTCGAAAAAATAGTTAAAACCTTTGATATTGGAACCCTATGCACCAATGTCTTGAATGGTGAAGAAGGTATTTCCAATTCAATTATGGAATACATGGCATTGAGCAAGCCGGTTATTGCGACGAATTGTGGTGGCAACCAAGAGTTAGTCATTCATTCCAAAACAGGATTTTTAATTATTAGTTTTGATCAAGAAGAATTGATTCGAAAAATCCTTTTTCTTGTTAATAACAAAAAACAAGCAAAAGAAATGGGAAATGCTGGTAGAAAGCATTTAGAAAATAATTTTGGCATTGATCAAATGGTCGATAATTATCGTACCCTATATCAACAGATAACTGATAAAAGATAA
- a CDS encoding glycosyltransferase encodes MKKRKLYIFHATDYENFPLGGTLGTIKIFIKYTRFDCVLIGISNKNKNLIGKWQTIKIHGKDYPFLPVAYDKNGKIPHKLKLFFGLIFYSGIIRKFFINDNLNAMIFVNRESFIPVRYIIGRDKTVNVFYKMTEAVNPLTTSGHRLAKFKLLQKIYYKFFIQPLLRGSSTIFSINQQCRDFCQKTLTSHCQKQKIIDVNHYVDYDNLLKIYNKAKPWYEDNYSAKKRLIFWGRLAVVKGLDLMIKGIAELMQRGIDVELLIIGDGPERSNLEKLVKTLDLDKCIFFLGRKGISEIAALSKCSDLFLMSSYSEGIPTSMLEALTFGLPVFSTAVGGIPSLITEEVNAYLINNRNSSDYAFGIIKALQLDRKRAMDCGRNHINTYYAAKNVIKQMDNVINRSIDSDKDAGLL; translated from the coding sequence ATGAAAAAAAGAAAACTTTATATTTTTCATGCTACAGATTATGAAAATTTTCCCCTTGGTGGAACACTTGGTACAATAAAGATTTTTATTAAATATACGCGTTTTGATTGCGTACTAATCGGAATTTCTAACAAAAATAAAAATTTAATTGGTAAATGGCAAACCATAAAAATACATGGCAAAGACTATCCTTTTTTACCTGTTGCATATGATAAGAATGGTAAGATACCTCATAAATTAAAATTATTTTTTGGTTTGATCTTTTATTCAGGCATAATTCGTAAATTCTTTATTAATGATAATTTAAACGCGATGATTTTTGTAAATAGGGAAAGTTTTATACCCGTTAGATACATTATTGGTCGTGACAAGACAGTTAATGTTTTTTACAAAATGACTGAGGCTGTAAATCCACTTACTACATCCGGACACAGGCTTGCAAAATTCAAATTACTTCAGAAAATTTACTATAAATTTTTTATTCAACCTTTGCTTCGAGGCTCTTCGACTATATTCAGTATCAACCAACAATGCAGAGATTTTTGCCAAAAAACACTTACATCACACTGCCAAAAACAAAAAATTATCGATGTTAACCATTATGTTGATTACGACAATCTACTAAAGATATACAACAAGGCAAAACCTTGGTATGAAGACAATTATAGTGCAAAAAAGCGTTTAATCTTTTGGGGAAGATTGGCTGTTGTAAAAGGCCTTGATCTTATGATCAAAGGTATTGCAGAACTTATGCAACGTGGAATAGATGTTGAGTTGTTAATAATCGGAGATGGTCCAGAAAGATCGAATCTCGAAAAGCTGGTTAAAACCCTGGATCTTGATAAATGCATATTTTTTTTAGGCAGAAAGGGTATATCTGAAATCGCTGCGTTATCCAAATGCTCAGACCTCTTTTTAATGTCATCTTACAGTGAAGGAATTCCAACCTCCATGCTTGAAGCGCTTACGTTTGGTCTCCCGGTATTTTCTACTGCAGTTGGCGGTATACCTTCACTAATTACTGAAGAAGTAAACGCCTATTTGATCAACAACAGAAATTCTAGTGATTATGCCTTCGGAATCATCAAGGCACTTCAGTTGGATCGAAAACGTGCTATGGATTGTGGACGTAACCATATAAATACTTACTATGCTGCAAAAAATGTCATAAAGCAAATGGACAATGTCATCAATCGAAGCATCGATTCTGACAAAGATGCAGGCCTTTTATAA